In Fluviicola sp., the sequence ATCTTCTGCAAAGGGATGCTCCCTGTTCCAGCAACTCGTCATTTAACCAGTCTGGCCTGCGGGTAATTTGACGGATAATGGTTTGCAATGATTCCGGAACATTATCGGGTGTTTCACCGTCGAGCAGTTGATTGATCCATTGGTCTGCCTGTTTGAAGCCATGTACCTGGTAAACTTCCCGGATAACCCGGTCTGCCAGTTCGTCTGTTTCAAACAAACGCGGAACGAGGTGTTCGATTGCTGCTTTTTCAGGAAAAGCTCCGGTCATTTTTTCGGCCAGTTTTTTTCCGTTACCTTTTTCCCAGTAAATGGAAAACCCCGGAGAAGGATAATAGAAGCGGGTTGGTATCATTCCTTTCCTTCTTTGTGTTTGATCAGCATGTCTTTCAGGGTATCCAGCTGGATCTTTTGCATTTCCAGTAATTCCTGCTGCTGGTGAATGATGAGGTGATCGATTTTATCGTGCAGCAAGCGGATTTCCACTTCAGATTTCAGGTTGATCATGTAATCTTTTTTGGCACGTTCACGGTCCTTTTCTTCCTGCCTGTTCTGGCTCATCATAATTACCGGGGCCTGAAGGGCTGCCAAACAAGATAAAATCAGGTTCAGGAGAATGAAAGGATAGGGATCAAATCCTTTGTTGAGCAGGAAAAAAGCGTTGAAACCGATCCAGGCCAGTAAAAAGGACATGAAAGAAATAATGAAAGTCCAGCTTCCTCCAAAGCTTGCTACCCGGTCTGCCACGCGTTGACCAAAAGTATCGGCCGGCCCCTGGTCTTCCAATTGGTCGGAAAGCAGTTTTTTCTCATTGAGCGAGTTCAGAACTGTTTTGTCCAGGTCGGATAGTTCGCCCAATTGCGCCTGCATCATATCGGTAAGGTATTTTTCCCGGTAATTGTTCAGTTCACCGATCGATAAATGGCAGCTTTCGTCGAAATCGGGGTTTTCCTTTTGGATCAATTCCAAAATAGAACCGCGGATAGTTTTTGCGGAAATGCGTTCGGAAATCGGGAAATCTGTTTTGGATAAATCGCTGCGGAAAGTGCCCATATCGGTATGAATTTGTCCGGTAAATTTACGGAGAAGAAACGATTTAAACTAAAAATGCCCTCCACTGAGCGGAAGGCATTTGATTTAAAAGAACAGATTACTTGATGCTTTTAAGCATATATGCTGCAAGCATTTTTGCACCTTTCGCATAGGATTCGGAAATACGTGCGCCTGTATCGTAATCATAACCTCCGAATTGTGACCCGGGTACATCCGGCTGTTTCAATTTGGCCATTACTTTTGATTCATCGTCACCCTCGATAAAGATGTATTCGAACGCAACTGCTGCATTTCTGCGTGCCACACCGATATTGAACCCCGGTTCAATGAACGTTGTTTTAACGATCAAGGTGTAAGTTGCTTTGCTGTTGTTTTGAGCAGCGTGAATTTTTCCGGTTAAACCTTTGTCAAACAATTCCTCGAATTTGTTCGGGAAACGTTCTTTTTTATCGCGTTCCCAGGATTTTTCCCAGGTATCGCCTCTTCCTGCTTCCTTTTCGTTGTATTCTTTGATTTTCTTTTTCTTGTAATCGCCTTCACTGGAAAAACCTCCAACCTGGAAATCCGAGAAATCGTATTTCACGTTCAATTCTGTTTGTCCTTTCAAAAAGGAAAGGTCTCCTGATTCGGTGCGAATTTTCTGAGCCAGGGACGTTAACCCAAAGCCGGCAATAAATAATAGTCCTAAACTAAGTTTTTTCATAATTGATTTTTAGGATGTTAAATTACATTTTTATTCGTTTATAACAAATCATTTGCGAGGTTTGCCAGCTCGGACCGTTCTCCTTTTTCCAGACGAACGTGTGCAAACAGGTTTTGACCTTTCAGGCGGTCGATGAGGTATGCAAGCCCGTTACTGTTTTCATCCAGGTAAGGCGTATCGATCTGGTGCACATCTCCTGTAAACACGATTTTCGTTCCTTCGCCTGCACGGGTAATGATCGTTTTTACTTCATGCGGAGTTAAGTTTTGCGCTTCATCTACAATGAACAGGATGTTGGACAAGCTTCTACCACGGATGAAAGCAAGCGGAGTAATCAGGATGCGGCCACTTTCTTCCATTTCAACAATGTGTTTGTGGCGCTTCTCGTTTTCACCGAATTGCGATTTGATGAACTTCAGGTTGTCCCACAATGGTTCCATGTACGGGCCGATCTTGTCTTTGGCATCACCCGGAAGGAAACCGATTTCCTTGTTGGATAACGGGACAAGCGGCCGTGCCAGAATGATCTGCTGGAAGAGTTTATGCTGTTCCAACGCCGCCGCCAGAGCAAGCAATGTTTTCCCGGTTCCGGCTACACCCTGCAGGGCAACTAATTTGATGTTATTATTCATCAGTGCGTTGATGGCAAATGCCTGTTCTGCATTTTTGGGCTTGATCCCGGAAGTATATTCTTTCTCCACGCGCTGAAGGGTGTCCGTATGCGGATCGAAATAGGCCAAACCGGAGCTTTTCCCGTTTTTCAGGATGTAATATCCGTTGGCTACTTTCTGATTTCCCAAAATACCTTCTTCGTCAATTGTTCCTTTCAGGAAGAGTTGTTTGATCGTTTCCGATTCGATGCCTTCAATGGTGGAACTGGAAGTTTGGGTCAATTCGTGTGAATGGACTTTGCCCGTTTCATAATCTTCCGCAAGAATTCCAAGCGCTTTTGCCTTGATGCGCAGGTTGATGTCCTTTGTAACCAGGATCACTTCCTTTTTGGGTTCCTGTTCTTTCACTGCAAGGGTTGCATTGATGATCTTGTGGTCATTCTTTCCAACACCATAAACCGCTTCTGCATCCACACCTTTCGGTTGTGAGTCGAGAAGGACTTTAAATGACCCTAAATTCGGTCCCAGGTTGATCCACTGTTGTAAACCTCCGTTTGCTGATATTTTATCAATGAAACGAATTACTTCACGGGCTGAGAAATTTTTGGTGTCATTTCCAATCTTGAACTTGTCCAATTCTTCCAAAACGGTAATCGGAATGGCGACGTCATGTCTTTCAAAGTGCATGATCGCATCGTGGTCGTGTAATAGTACAGAAGTATCTAATACGAATAGTTTGTTCTTTTTAGCCATGCTGAAGTATTTCTATTAAAGTACTTCTTTCGCAAACCTGTTACACGCAAAAACAATCAAACTTATTGACAAAGATATGTG encodes:
- a CDS encoding DUF1003 domain-containing protein; amino-acid sequence: MGTFRSDLSKTDFPISERISAKTIRGSILELIQKENPDFDESCHLSIGELNNYREKYLTDMMQAQLGELSDLDKTVLNSLNEKKLLSDQLEDQGPADTFGQRVADRVASFGGSWTFIISFMSFLLAWIGFNAFFLLNKGFDPYPFILLNLILSCLAALQAPVIMMSQNRQEEKDRERAKKDYMINLKSEVEIRLLHDKIDHLIIHQQQELLEMQKIQLDTLKDMLIKHKEGKE
- a CDS encoding PhoH family protein — its product is MAKKNKLFVLDTSVLLHDHDAIMHFERHDVAIPITVLEELDKFKIGNDTKNFSAREVIRFIDKISANGGLQQWINLGPNLGSFKVLLDSQPKGVDAEAVYGVGKNDHKIINATLAVKEQEPKKEVILVTKDINLRIKAKALGILAEDYETGKVHSHELTQTSSSTIEGIESETIKQLFLKGTIDEEGILGNQKVANGYYILKNGKSSGLAYFDPHTDTLQRVEKEYTSGIKPKNAEQAFAINALMNNNIKLVALQGVAGTGKTLLALAAALEQHKLFQQIILARPLVPLSNKEIGFLPGDAKDKIGPYMEPLWDNLKFIKSQFGENEKRHKHIVEMEESGRILITPLAFIRGRSLSNILFIVDEAQNLTPHEVKTIITRAGEGTKIVFTGDVHQIDTPYLDENSNGLAYLIDRLKGQNLFAHVRLEKGERSELANLANDLL